Proteins found in one Paenibacillus borealis genomic segment:
- the dcuS gene encoding DcuS/MalK family sensor histidine kinase, producing MRLRLQTTITLMICLIVVLVLLIVYVMFGMKFSRQAQESLENKAITIARTVSRTPVVIDGLLDKADSGSIQDYATEISAINNVQFVVVMDMQGIRRSHPDVTQIGKHFMGGDETDALHGKETISIAQGSLGYSVRAFSPIFVSEGKQVGAVAVGISLGSVRSAVQQNQWIIYSGILVGGLMGIAGAVLLARKIKRMMFGMEPEEIAKLLEERSAMLQSTKEGILAIDKESRITLVNAEARRLMGSVGMNQDPLSRQVDQFWPLLRMEKVLDNGEPLQDKEVEQSGITLLVNVVPVRVNGTIEGAIATFRDKTEISILLERLSGISLYAEALRAQTHEFMNKLHVIMGLTNMRSYDRLEEYLTDIVQSIRTEADSVVRQVKDPVMVGFLLGKLSRIREADVRLVILGDGMLPESADHDVSRELVTIAGNLLDNALEAVQGTDNKLIEIGFRHEDNLLTLTVCDSGAGISAENGDYLYEQGYSTKGKDRGIGLYLVHRSVTKLGGTIHYKSRDGEGTEFTVQLPYIAKSDDNEL from the coding sequence ATGAGATTACGCCTTCAGACAACCATCACCCTTATGATCTGCTTGATCGTTGTCCTCGTGCTGCTGATTGTATATGTGATGTTTGGCATGAAATTCTCCCGGCAAGCCCAGGAATCGCTGGAGAACAAGGCCATCACCATTGCCCGAACCGTTTCGCGCACGCCGGTTGTTATTGACGGTCTGCTGGACAAGGCGGATTCCGGCAGCATTCAGGATTACGCAACAGAAATCAGTGCCATTAATAACGTCCAGTTTGTGGTTGTTATGGACATGCAGGGGATTCGCCGTTCCCATCCCGATGTTACCCAGATCGGCAAGCATTTCATGGGAGGCGATGAAACGGATGCGTTACACGGCAAGGAGACAATATCCATTGCCCAAGGTTCACTGGGCTATTCCGTGAGAGCGTTTTCACCCATATTCGTCTCCGAGGGGAAGCAGGTCGGTGCAGTGGCCGTAGGAATTTCGCTTGGCAGCGTCCGTTCAGCCGTTCAGCAGAACCAGTGGATCATCTACTCGGGGATACTGGTTGGCGGACTTATGGGGATTGCCGGAGCTGTGCTGTTGGCCCGCAAAATCAAGCGGATGATGTTTGGCATGGAGCCGGAGGAAATCGCCAAATTGCTGGAGGAGCGGAGTGCCATGCTTCAATCCACCAAGGAGGGGATTCTGGCAATAGACAAAGAGTCCCGTATCACCTTAGTTAATGCTGAAGCACGAAGGCTGATGGGCAGTGTCGGCATGAACCAGGACCCGCTGAGCAGGCAGGTGGATCAGTTCTGGCCTCTCCTGCGGATGGAGAAAGTGCTGGATAACGGTGAGCCTTTGCAGGATAAGGAAGTGGAGCAGAGCGGCATCACGCTGCTGGTGAATGTGGTTCCGGTAAGGGTGAACGGAACCATTGAAGGAGCCATTGCCACTTTTCGGGACAAGACCGAAATCAGTATTCTGCTGGAGCGGCTCTCGGGAATATCTCTCTATGCAGAGGCGCTGCGTGCACAGACTCATGAATTTATGAACAAGCTGCACGTGATCATGGGTCTGACCAATATGCGCAGCTACGACCGGCTGGAGGAATATTTGACAGACATTGTGCAGAGCATCCGGACAGAGGCGGATTCCGTAGTCAGACAGGTCAAAGACCCGGTTATGGTCGGGTTTCTGCTGGGCAAGCTCAGCAGGATCAGAGAGGCAGATGTACGATTGGTGATTCTAGGCGATGGTATGCTGCCCGAGTCTGCCGATCACGATGTATCCCGGGAACTGGTCACAATAGCCGGCAATCTGCTGGATAATGCTCTGGAGGCTGTGCAGGGTACAGACAACAAGCTGATTGAGATTGGATTCCGGCACGAGGATAATCTGCTTACACTCACGGTTTGCGACAGTGGTGCAGGTATATCTGCCGAGAACGGAGATTACCTCTATGAGCAAGGCTATTCTACCAAGGGCAAGGACCGGGGGATCGGATTGTACCTGGTACACCGGAGTGTGACCAAGCTGGGCGGGACCATTCACTATAAGAGCCGCGACGGAGAAGGAACCGAGTTTACTGTGCAGTTACCCTATATTGCGAAGAGTGATGATAACGAGCTATGA
- a CDS encoding sensor domain-containing diguanylate cyclase, translating into MLNNALHISKKLSLTTLLTGLVTLVILLTSGILLVGSYESKKRSLTETTMHLNYSNADRMSRTMDSLFLSMQSSLKYTAGKLSAIDTMAPEDVNEYLDLMQSSSNFFNSIAVIESDGLIRNVAPASVGTAGKHITSAISLEALAVQKPYISSPYLTANTKRLIVFLSQPIFDNTGTYLGILSGTIYLQDNNVLSDIFDNGQEDDSGAYYYIVDSDGHLVYHPDKQLIGESVSSNVVVQRLMNKESGEQQVRNTRGTELLAGYSSVPSNGWGIVVVSPVGQIHKELIGHIRILIWYSLLPFIIMLLGVILLARKFARPFVYLANVVSKMGKEKIELPEAKQYWSREAHLLTNGVLLALANIQEQTEQLTQEAVTDVLTGLMNRRSLEHTISEWIASGLPFSLVMLDVDKFKLVNDTYGHNSGDEVLKHVARVVVDSLRPDDVCYRYGGEEFVILLARTTPEAAFKAAERIRRAVEVSKAPVAAQVTVSQGIAHYPSHSSDREGLLEKADQALYLAKSGGRNRTVIAFLEQELSRF; encoded by the coding sequence ATGTTAAATAATGCGCTCCATATAAGTAAAAAGCTGAGTCTCACAACGCTGCTAACGGGGCTGGTGACGCTGGTAATTCTGCTAACTTCAGGTATTCTTCTGGTAGGTTCGTATGAGTCCAAGAAACGATCATTGACGGAGACGACGATGCATCTGAACTATAGTAACGCCGACCGTATGTCAAGGACGATGGATTCCTTATTCCTGTCCATGCAGAGCAGCCTGAAATACACTGCCGGTAAATTGTCAGCTATCGATACAATGGCACCGGAGGACGTAAATGAATATTTAGATCTGATGCAGAGCAGCAGTAATTTCTTCAATTCCATTGCAGTGATCGAATCAGATGGACTGATCCGTAATGTAGCACCGGCAAGCGTGGGAACTGCAGGTAAGCACATCACCTCTGCAATTAGCCTGGAAGCTTTGGCGGTCCAAAAGCCGTATATATCCTCTCCCTACCTGACAGCGAATACTAAGCGGCTAATCGTATTTTTGAGCCAGCCGATCTTTGATAACACCGGTACATACCTGGGAATATTGAGCGGCACGATCTATCTGCAGGATAACAATGTCCTGTCTGATATTTTTGACAACGGCCAAGAGGATGATTCCGGCGCTTATTATTATATTGTGGATTCCGACGGGCATCTGGTGTATCACCCGGACAAGCAGCTTATCGGAGAGAGTGTCAGCAGCAATGTGGTTGTCCAGAGACTGATGAATAAGGAAAGCGGGGAACAACAGGTCCGCAACACCCGAGGCACAGAGCTGCTTGCCGGGTATTCCAGTGTCCCGTCCAATGGATGGGGAATTGTGGTCGTTTCTCCGGTTGGTCAGATCCATAAGGAACTGATCGGCCACATTCGTATCCTAATCTGGTATTCCCTGTTGCCGTTTATCATCATGCTGCTGGGCGTCATTCTCTTAGCGCGCAAGTTTGCGCGTCCTTTTGTCTACCTGGCTAATGTGGTGAGCAAGATGGGAAAGGAAAAGATAGAATTGCCGGAAGCAAAGCAGTATTGGAGCCGGGAAGCCCATCTGCTGACCAATGGTGTGTTGCTTGCTTTGGCTAATATTCAGGAGCAGACCGAGCAATTGACTCAGGAAGCCGTGACGGATGTTCTGACCGGCCTAATGAACCGCAGATCGCTTGAACACACGATAAGTGAATGGATAGCGTCGGGTTTACCATTCTCGCTTGTTATGCTGGATGTAGATAAATTCAAGCTCGTAAACGACACTTATGGCCATAACAGCGGCGATGAAGTGTTGAAGCATGTTGCGCGGGTTGTCGTGGACTCACTTCGTCCGGACGATGTCTGTTACCGCTATGGCGGGGAAGAATTCGTTATTCTCCTAGCCCGTACTACACCTGAAGCAGCCTTCAAAGCAGCTGAACGAATTCGCCGGGCAGTAGAAGTAAGCAAGGCTCCGGTTGCGGCACAGGTTACGGTTTCTCAGGGCATCGCCCATTATCCATCGCATTCCTCTGACCGGGAGGGATTACTGGAGAAGGCGGATCAGGCGTTGTATCTGGCCAAGAGCGGGGGCAGGAACAGGACGGTTATCGCGTTTTTAGAACAGGAACTATCGCGCTTTTAG
- a CDS encoding acetylxylan esterase encodes MNERSLPQLQAYGGSSPKPADFGDYWDRALRELDAQPLDYELVPAEFTSPLADCFHLYFTGVGGARIHCKYVRPKTISGGKGGPGVVMFHGYACDSGDWLEKVGYAAHGISVLAMDCRGQGGLSEDNLTVQGTTVRGHIIRGIDDPDPDHLYYRNVFLDTAQTARILMAMPEVDPKRVGAFGLSQGGGLTVACASLEPRIKVAVPVYPFLSDYKRAWETNITTSAYEELNYYFRFFDPHHLREEEIFGRLGYIDIQNLAGRVQAKVLWVTGLTDTICPPSTQFAAYNKITADKELLVYHEYGHEYLPYLADRTLQAFMNL; translated from the coding sequence ATGAACGAAAGATCACTGCCGCAATTACAGGCTTACGGAGGCAGCAGCCCGAAGCCGGCGGATTTCGGGGACTACTGGGATCGTGCGCTGCGTGAGCTGGATGCGCAGCCGCTGGATTATGAGCTGGTACCGGCGGAATTTACGAGCCCCTTGGCGGATTGCTTCCATCTGTATTTCACCGGGGTCGGCGGAGCGAGAATACACTGCAAATATGTCAGGCCGAAGACAATATCCGGCGGGAAGGGCGGTCCGGGAGTGGTCATGTTCCACGGCTACGCCTGTGACAGCGGCGACTGGCTGGAGAAGGTGGGGTATGCCGCCCACGGAATCAGCGTACTCGCCATGGATTGCCGCGGCCAGGGCGGGCTGTCCGAGGATAACCTGACCGTTCAGGGCACAACGGTCCGGGGGCATATCATCCGCGGGATCGATGATCCGGACCCGGATCATCTGTACTACCGCAATGTATTTCTCGATACCGCCCAGACCGCACGTATCCTGATGGCCATGCCGGAGGTTGACCCCAAGCGGGTCGGCGCCTTTGGGTTATCGCAGGGCGGCGGGCTTACTGTTGCCTGTGCCTCGCTGGAGCCGCGCATTAAGGTGGCCGTACCTGTATATCCGTTCCTCTCCGACTATAAGCGGGCCTGGGAGACGAATATTACAACCTCTGCCTATGAGGAGCTGAACTATTATTTCCGCTTCTTCGATCCGCATCATCTGCGCGAGGAAGAAATTTTTGGCCGCCTGGGTTATATCGATATTCAGAATCTGGCCGGCCGGGTGCAGGCTAAGGTGCTATGGGTAACCGGGCTGACAGATACAATCTGTCCGCCTTCAACCCAATTTGCTGCTTACAATAAAATTACGGCTGACAAGGAACTCCTGGTATATCACGAATACGGCCATGAGTACCTTCCGTATCTTGCCGACCGGACACTGCAGGCATTTATGAATTTGTGA
- a CDS encoding glycoside hydrolase family 130 protein, producing the protein MPWQGRPAGNDNPVWRHSDNPVIKRNPAKGVARIFNSAVIAYEGSFLGVFRVEDNTTRPHLRMGHSADGLDWEIADGPIQFIDEAGQPYAPRYAYDPRLVKVEDTYYIIWCTDFYGAAIGVAKTQDFKTFISLENPFLPFNRNGVLFPKKLNGNFVMLSRPSDSGHTPFGDVFLSESPDFVYWGKHRHVMTKGGQGWWQSTKIGGGPAPIETSEGWLMFYHGVTGTCNGLVYSMGAVILDKDEPSRVKYRSRNFVLTPEEWYEERGFVNNVLFPCAALTDAETGRIAIYYGAADTYVGVAYTTVQDIVNYVIDTHEEVGDDAGLGKI; encoded by the coding sequence ATGCCTTGGCAGGGCAGACCCGCAGGCAATGACAATCCGGTGTGGAGACACAGTGACAACCCGGTCATCAAACGCAATCCGGCCAAAGGCGTTGCCCGGATCTTTAACAGTGCCGTTATTGCCTACGAAGGCAGCTTCCTCGGCGTGTTCCGTGTAGAAGACAATACGACCCGCCCTCACCTGCGGATGGGCCATAGTGCGGACGGTCTGGACTGGGAAATCGCTGACGGGCCGATTCAGTTCATTGATGAAGCGGGCCAGCCGTATGCACCGCGTTATGCCTATGACCCGCGTCTGGTAAAGGTTGAAGACACCTATTACATCATCTGGTGTACAGATTTCTATGGGGCTGCCATCGGGGTAGCCAAGACACAGGATTTCAAAACGTTCATTAGCCTGGAGAATCCGTTCCTGCCGTTCAACCGCAACGGTGTGCTGTTCCCCAAGAAGCTGAACGGCAACTTCGTGATGCTGTCCCGGCCGAGCGACAGCGGGCACACGCCGTTCGGTGATGTGTTCCTGAGCGAAAGCCCGGACTTCGTATACTGGGGCAAACACCGCCATGTCATGACCAAGGGCGGACAAGGCTGGTGGCAGAGCACCAAGATCGGCGGCGGCCCTGCACCGATCGAGACCAGCGAAGGCTGGCTGATGTTCTATCACGGGGTTACAGGAACCTGCAACGGGCTCGTGTACAGCATGGGCGCGGTTATTCTGGATAAGGACGAGCCGTCAAGAGTCAAATACCGCTCCAGAAACTTCGTGCTTACCCCGGAGGAATGGTATGAGGAAAGAGGTTTCGTCAACAATGTATTGTTCCCTTGCGCGGCTCTGACCGACGCCGAAACCGGCCGCATCGCCATTTATTACGGCGCTGCCGATACCTATGTAGGCGTGGCCTACACTACTGTCCAGGATATCGTGAACTATGTCATCGACACCCATGAGGAAGTGGGCGACGATGCCGGCCTGGGCAAGATCTAG